CTGCCCTTGGAAGAACGATGGGGCTGATTCGATGGCGAGAGGTTGGAACGACGATGAGATTCAGACGATGAGATTCAACAGAGACCACGGGGCCGGAAGCGGAATCTGGCGATCGAGCCGGATGGTGTGGATGCTGGCGGCGCTGATGAGCCTGGCCGCTGCGCTGCCGGTGGTGGCGGACGAGATGAAGAACGCGGCTCGTTCGCCTGTTCAGCAAGACCCGCAGAAAGGCCCGCAGATGAGCTCGCCGGCGGAGTTGCCGCCTTTGCTGCCCTGGGACGGTGCCAGCCGCTCCCTGATGGCGGAGAAGGACGATCCCTGGATCACTCCCGCGGAGGTCACCGATCTGGTGGCCACGCCGGACTACGCCACCACCCTCGCCTGGCTTCAGCGCTTGGTGGCCGCTTCCCCCAAGTTGCAGTGGGTGAATCTGGGAGCGAGCCCGGAGGGGCGGTCGTTGATCATGGTGGTGGCTTCCGCCGGGGGCGCCGCCAGCGCCGCGGAGCTCCACGCTTCCGGCAAGCCGGTTCTGCTGGCCCACGGCGGCATCCACTCCGGGGAGATCGACGGCAAGGACGCGGGATTGATGTTGCTGCGGGACCTCACCGTCGGTGGTTCCCAGTCGTCGCTGCTGGAGCACGCCAGCCTGCTCTTCATCCCGGTGCTCAACCCCGACGGCCACGAACGCTCGAGCCCCTACGGCCGGGTCAATCAGCGGGGCCCGGAGCAGATGGGTTGGCGCACCAACGCGCGCAATCTGAACCTCAACCGGGACTTCGCCAAGCTCGATACCGAGGAGGTGCGGACGTTGGTGGGGGTGCTGGAAGAGTGGCGGCCGGATCTCTACCTGGACCTTCACGTCACCGACGGGGCCGACTATCAATACGACATCACCTTCGGGCACAACGGTGCCCACGGTCACTCGCCGGCTATCGCCCGCTGGCTCGACCACCGGCTGACCCCGATGCTGAACCAGGAGTTGCAGGCCGCCGGCCACATTCCCGGGCCGCTGGTCTTCCTCGCGGACAGCAGCGATCCGAGCCGCGGCAACCTGGGCTGGACCGCCGGGCCGCGGTTCTCCAACGGCTACGGCGACGCCCGCCATCTGGCCACGGTGTTGGTGGAGAACCACTCCCTCAAGCCCTACCACCAGCGGGTCCTCGGCACCTATGTGCTGATGGCGGCGGCGCTGGAGGCCCTCGGCGAGCACGGCGAGGAGCTGCGCACCGCCACCGCGGAGGATCGCCGCTCCCGCCGGGATCCGGTGCCCCTGGGCTGGACCGTCGATCCGCAGAAGGAACATCCGACAGTCCGCTTCCTGGGGGTTGAATCCCGCACCTCCCTGTCTCCCATCTCCGGCACTCTGCGGCTGGACTACACCGGCGAGCCGGTGACCTTGGAGATCCCCTATCTGCTGGCGGACAAGCCGGTGGCGGAGGTCCAGCGGCCGAAGGCCTATTGGATTCCCGCGGCGTGGTCGGAGGTGATCCGCCGGCTGGAGCTCCACGGCATCGAGATGGAACGCCTCGACGAGCCTCGGGAGGTCGCGGTGAAGATGTACCGTCTGCTCGATCCCCAGCTCGACGACATGCCCTTCGAGGGGCATGTGAGGGTGAGCGCCGCGACTCGCTTGGAGGATCGGACGGAGGTCTTTGCGCCGGGCTCGG
The window above is part of the Acidobacteriota bacterium genome. Proteins encoded here:
- a CDS encoding M14 family metallopeptidase; protein product: MRFNRDHGAGSGIWRSSRMVWMLAALMSLAAALPVVADEMKNAARSPVQQDPQKGPQMSSPAELPPLLPWDGASRSLMAEKDDPWITPAEVTDLVATPDYATTLAWLQRLVAASPKLQWVNLGASPEGRSLIMVVASAGGAASAAELHASGKPVLLAHGGIHSGEIDGKDAGLMLLRDLTVGGSQSSLLEHASLLFIPVLNPDGHERSSPYGRVNQRGPEQMGWRTNARNLNLNRDFAKLDTEEVRTLVGVLEEWRPDLYLDLHVTDGADYQYDITFGHNGAHGHSPAIARWLDHRLTPMLNQELQAAGHIPGPLVFLADSSDPSRGNLGWTAGPRFSNGYGDARHLATVLVENHSLKPYHQRVLGTYVLMAAALEALGEHGEELRTATAEDRRSRRDPVPLGWTVDPQKEHPTVRFLGVESRTSLSPISGTLRLDYTGEPVTLEIPYLLADKPVAEVQRPKAYWIPAAWSEVIRRLELHGIEMERLDEPREVAVKMYRLLDPQLDDMPFEGHVRVSAATRLEDRTEVFAPGSVRIPTDQPLGDLAILLLEPASSDSFFQWGFFHSILQRTEYMEGYVVEPLAERMLAENPQLEEEFRQALLSDPELAGDPRARLRWFYARTPYFDARWRLYPVARE